The following proteins are co-located in the Streptococcus anginosus genome:
- the nrdD gene encoding anaerobic ribonucleoside-triphosphate reductase: MIALKEETVQGFADIYVEKRDGRRMAFDADKIYKALVKASQEVTTMTPLLEAKLEGITNKIVAEVISRFPAGVKIYEIQNIVEHELLNANEYAIAESYITYRTQRDFARSKATDINFTIGKLLNKDQAVVNENANKDSDVFNTQRDLTAGIVGKSIGLQMLPPHVANAHQKGDIHYHDLDYSPYTPMTNCCLIDFKGMLANGFKIGNAEVESPKSIQTATAQISQIIANVASSQYGGCSADRIDEVLAPYAEKNYEKHLKDAREWVLPEKQEEFAWTKTKKDIYDAMQSLEYEINTLFTSNGQTPFTSLGFGLGTNRFEREIQKAILQIRIKGLGSEHRTAIFPKLIFTLKRGLNLEPGSPNYDIKQLALECATKRMYPDVLSYDKIVELTGSFKVPMGCRSFLQGWKDENGQEVNSGRMNLGVVTVNLPRIALESEGNMDKFWEIFNERMNIAEDALVYRVERTKEATPANAPILYQYGAFGQRLGKYDKVDQLFKHRRATVSLGYIGLYEVATVFYGGEWEHNPEAKKFTVDIVREMKRRVEEWSDQYDYHFSVYSTPSESLTDRFCRLDTEKFGLVKDITDKEYYTNSFHYDVRKNPTPFEKLDFEKDYPAAGASGGFIHYCEYPVLQQNPKALESVWDYAYDRVGYLGTNTPIDHCYKCDFEGDFTPTERGFTCPNCGNSDPKTVDVVKRTCGYLGNPQARPMVNGRHKEISARVKHMNGSTIKFEGHHVEK, translated from the coding sequence ATGATTGCATTAAAAGAAGAAACAGTACAAGGATTTGCTGATATTTATGTAGAAAAGCGTGACGGTCGTCGTATGGCATTTGACGCAGACAAGATCTACAAAGCTCTTGTCAAAGCTAGCCAAGAAGTAACGACGATGACTCCGTTGTTAGAAGCAAAACTTGAAGGTATTACCAATAAAATCGTAGCAGAAGTGATTTCACGTTTTCCTGCGGGCGTTAAAATCTATGAAATTCAAAATATCGTGGAACACGAATTACTAAATGCCAATGAATACGCCATTGCAGAAAGTTATATTACTTACCGCACACAACGTGATTTTGCGCGCTCAAAAGCAACAGATATTAACTTTACAATCGGAAAATTGCTTAACAAAGACCAAGCAGTTGTCAATGAAAATGCCAATAAAGATAGCGATGTTTTCAACACCCAGCGTGATTTGACGGCGGGAATTGTTGGGAAATCGATTGGTTTGCAAATGCTGCCACCACATGTGGCAAATGCACACCAAAAAGGAGACATCCACTATCACGATTTGGATTACAGTCCTTATACACCGATGACGAATTGCTGTTTGATTGATTTTAAGGGCATGTTGGCAAATGGCTTTAAGATTGGAAATGCTGAAGTCGAAAGTCCAAAATCCATTCAAACAGCGACTGCGCAAATCTCTCAAATTATTGCAAACGTAGCTTCTAGTCAATATGGTGGTTGCTCTGCTGACCGAATTGATGAAGTTTTAGCGCCTTATGCTGAAAAAAATTATGAAAAACATTTGAAGGATGCGCGTGAATGGGTGCTTCCTGAAAAGCAAGAAGAGTTTGCCTGGACAAAGACTAAAAAAGACATTTATGATGCCATGCAATCTTTGGAGTATGAAATCAATACCTTGTTTACATCAAATGGACAAACGCCATTTACCTCACTTGGCTTTGGGCTTGGAACCAATCGTTTTGAGCGTGAAATTCAAAAAGCTATTCTTCAAATCCGCATCAAAGGTCTTGGCTCTGAGCACCGTACAGCCATCTTCCCTAAATTGATTTTCACGTTGAAGCGTGGATTGAATTTAGAACCCGGTAGTCCAAACTACGACATTAAGCAGTTGGCCTTGGAATGCGCTACGAAGCGGATGTATCCGGATGTCTTGTCTTACGACAAGATTGTGGAATTAACGGGTTCTTTCAAAGTTCCAATGGGTTGCCGTTCTTTCTTACAAGGTTGGAAAGATGAAAATGGTCAAGAAGTCAATTCTGGTCGGATGAATCTTGGGGTTGTAACTGTCAACCTTCCAAGAATTGCCCTCGAATCTGAAGGTAATATGGATAAATTCTGGGAAATCTTCAATGAACGGATGAACATCGCTGAAGATGCCCTTGTCTATCGTGTGGAACGTACAAAAGAAGCAACGCCAGCTAATGCTCCTATCCTTTATCAATATGGTGCTTTTGGGCAACGTCTTGGTAAATATGACAAGGTAGATCAACTCTTTAAACATCGTAGAGCTACGGTTTCTCTCGGCTATATCGGTCTGTATGAAGTAGCGACTGTCTTTTATGGTGGTGAATGGGAACATAACCCAGAAGCTAAGAAATTTACAGTAGATATTGTTCGTGAAATGAAACGCCGTGTCGAAGAGTGGTCTGACCAATATGATTATCACTTCTCAGTTTACTCTACACCGTCTGAAAGTCTGACAGATCGCTTCTGTCGTCTGGATACAGAAAAATTTGGTCTTGTGAAAGATATTACAGATAAGGAATACTATACTAATAGCTTCCACTATGATGTTCGGAAGAATCCAACACCGTTTGAAAAATTAGATTTTGAAAAAGATTATCCAGCGGCCGGGGCTTCAGGAGGCTTTATTCACTACTGTGAATATCCTGTTCTACAACAAAATCCGAAAGCACTCGAATCAGTCTGGGACTATGCTTACGATCGTGTGGGCTATCTGGGAACCAATACTCCGATTGACCATTGTTATAAGTGCGATTTTGAAGGGGATTTCACGCCAACAGAACGTGGATTTACTTGTCCAAACTGTGGCAATAGCGATCCAAAGACAGTTGATGTTGTCAAGCGGACTTGTGGTTATCTTGGTAACCCTCAAGCTCGTCCAATGGTGAATGGGCGCCACAAGGAAATTTCAGCTCGTGTTAAACACATGAATGGTTCAACAATCAAGTTCGAAGGACATCATGTAGAAAAGTAG
- a CDS encoding GNAT family N-acetyltransferase codes for MELRRPGLEDKEAVIDLILEFERSNAAHDGGFWDKENFVYEDWIAGNQDAEMGLNIPNTWVPAIQFVAFDKGQAVGFLNLRLRLNEHLRGHGGHIGYSIRPTMQGKGYATAMLKEGLLVAASKNIHRVLVTCAEDNSASRAVILKNGGILEDIRQGTERYWIDLN; via the coding sequence ATGGAATTAAGACGACCAGGATTAGAAGATAAAGAGGCGGTGATAGACCTCATACTAGAATTTGAAAGGTCGAATGCTGCACACGATGGCGGTTTTTGGGACAAGGAAAATTTCGTTTATGAAGATTGGATTGCTGGAAACCAAGATGCGGAAATGGGTCTCAATATTCCTAATACATGGGTGCCGGCTATACAGTTTGTTGCCTTTGATAAAGGACAGGCTGTTGGCTTTCTAAATTTACGCTTGCGTCTGAATGAACATTTACGCGGACATGGCGGTCATATTGGTTATAGCATTCGTCCAACTATGCAGGGGAAAGGCTATGCGACCGCTATGTTGAAAGAAGGGCTTCTTGTCGCTGCTTCAAAGAATATCCACCGAGTGCTAGTTACTTGTGCGGAGGATAATTCTGCTAGTAGGGCAGTTATTTTAAAAAACGGGGGCATATTAGAAGACATCCGACAGGGCACCGAACGCTATTGGATAGATTTGAATTAG
- a CDS encoding tyrosine-protein kinase: protein MPSLELAKNKEKTIKKTEEYYNALRTNIQLSGDNIKVIAVTSVQSGEGKSTTSTNLAIAFARSGYNTLLIDADIRNSVMSGIFKTRDKITGLTDYLAGATDLSNGLCETNIDNLFVIEAGQVSPNPTALLQSKNFGIMIDILRNHYDYIVVDTPPIGLVIDAAIIAQKCDASVLVVESGNVKRKTLQKAKEQLEQTGTPFLGVILNKYDTQLEKYGSYGNYGNYGNYGKKK from the coding sequence ATGCCGAGTTTAGAATTAGCTAAAAATAAAGAAAAAACGATAAAGAAAACAGAAGAATACTACAATGCCTTAAGAACTAATATTCAGCTTAGTGGGGATAATATTAAGGTCATTGCTGTCACTTCTGTGCAGTCCGGAGAAGGGAAGTCAACGACTTCTACAAATCTAGCCATTGCTTTTGCACGTTCAGGATATAATACTTTACTAATTGACGCAGATATTCGTAACTCTGTCATGTCAGGGATTTTTAAAACGCGTGATAAAATCACAGGTCTGACAGATTATCTAGCTGGTGCGACAGATTTGTCAAACGGTTTATGCGAAACAAATATTGACAATCTATTTGTGATTGAAGCTGGACAAGTCTCACCCAATCCAACAGCTTTATTGCAAAGTAAAAACTTTGGTATCATGATTGATATTCTCAGAAACCATTATGATTATATCGTTGTTGATACACCACCGATTGGACTGGTCATTGATGCGGCTATCATTGCTCAAAAATGTGATGCTAGCGTTTTAGTCGTCGAGTCAGGAAATGTAAAACGGAAAACATTGCAAAAGGCAAAAGAACAATTAGAACAAACCGGGACGCCATTTTTGGGAGTTATTCTAAATAAATATGATACACAGTTAGAAAAATATGGCTCCTATGGAAATTATGGCAATTACGGAAATTACGGAAAGAAAAAGTAG
- the cpsA gene encoding LCP family glycopolymer transferase CpsA, translated as MAKKRSRSSKKKSNRILNIALLVIFALLAALLIFSMFRYNILAFRYMNVLVSILLAVVALGTGFLIFKNKARVTTTIILILAILVSSGAMYAIKEVLDLSNGLNATSNYSEYEMSVVVPKNSDIKDISQVKNVLAPTANDANNIKALTDNLAQTKKVNLTVDQSSSYLAAYKSLMNGEAKAMVLNSVFESVIENEYPDYASKIKKIYTYKISKKIENAQSPATNNDVFNIYVSGIDTYGPVSSVSRSDVNIIMTVNRKTKKVLLTTTPRDAYVPIADGGNNQNDKLTHAGIYGVEASIHTLENLYGIKTNYYVRLNFTSFLKLVDLLGGIDVYNDQEFTSLHGNYHFGVGDVHLNSEQALGFVRERYSLSGGDNDRGKNQEKVIAAIIKKLTSTSALKNYNAIISGLQDSVQTNMSLETMMSLINTQLESGGSYTVTSQAVTGEGRTGLPSYAMPDANLYMMELNQDSLNAAKAAIQKVMEGK; from the coding sequence ATGGCCAAAAAAAGATCGCGCTCTTCTAAGAAGAAAAGCAATCGGATCTTAAATATTGCTTTACTAGTCATCTTTGCATTGTTAGCAGCATTGTTGATTTTTTCAATGTTCCGATATAACATTTTAGCCTTTCGGTACATGAATGTTTTGGTATCAATCTTGCTAGCAGTTGTAGCACTAGGGACTGGCTTTTTAATTTTTAAAAATAAAGCGCGTGTCACAACGACCATTATTCTCATTTTGGCTATTTTAGTTAGTTCAGGTGCGATGTATGCCATTAAAGAAGTACTGGATTTGTCTAACGGGCTAAATGCAACATCCAACTATTCTGAATATGAAATGAGTGTGGTGGTACCAAAAAATAGCGATATCAAGGATATTAGCCAAGTCAAAAATGTTCTAGCACCAACGGCAAATGATGCAAATAATATCAAGGCATTGACAGATAACCTAGCGCAAACTAAAAAAGTGAACCTGACGGTTGACCAGTCATCTTCTTATCTGGCAGCCTATAAGTCTTTGATGAACGGTGAAGCGAAGGCTATGGTGCTAAACAGTGTCTTTGAAAGTGTCATCGAAAACGAATATCCAGACTACGCTTCAAAAATTAAGAAAATCTATACTTACAAGATTAGTAAAAAGATTGAAAATGCTCAGTCACCAGCTACTAATAACGATGTCTTTAACATCTATGTTAGTGGCATTGATACTTATGGTCCCGTTTCATCTGTTTCTCGATCTGATGTGAATATTATCATGACGGTGAATCGCAAAACGAAGAAAGTGTTGTTGACAACAACACCGCGTGACGCCTATGTGCCGATTGCTGATGGTGGCAATAATCAAAATGATAAATTAACACATGCTGGTATTTATGGCGTGGAAGCGTCCATTCACACATTGGAAAATCTCTACGGCATCAAAACAAATTATTATGTTCGTCTCAATTTCACTTCTTTCCTTAAACTCGTGGATTTGCTAGGTGGTATTGATGTGTATAATGATCAAGAATTCACAAGCTTACACGGCAATTATCATTTTGGTGTAGGAGATGTTCATCTAAATTCTGAGCAAGCTCTAGGCTTTGTGCGAGAACGGTATTCATTGAGTGGTGGTGATAATGACCGTGGTAAAAACCAAGAAAAGGTCATTGCGGCTATTATTAAAAAATTGACTTCAACAAGCGCTTTGAAGAATTACAATGCTATTATTTCAGGACTACAAGATTCAGTTCAAACCAATATGAGTCTTGAAACCATGATGAGCCTAATCAATACGCAACTGGAATCTGGTGGTAGTTATACCGTGACTTCTCAGGCAGTTACAGGAGAAGGTCGGACGGGCCTTCCGTCTTATGCCATGCCGGATGCCAATCTTTACATGATGGAGTTAAATCAAGATAGCTTGAATGCAGCCAAAGCGGCAATTCAGAAAGTGATGGAAGGGAAATAA
- the cls gene encoding cardiolipin synthase translates to MNLRKFQLLMSKYGFSIIIMVLELALIFWFFFWLGRWTPTLWIVFVILFSLATILAIVNRSMTPESKVTWLLVAFVPVIGPLLYLMFGERRLSRSELKQLKNMDQMKFREDNSYELRLDLKKTDKSAYGIIKSLLSMDHNADIYDGTESQFFPLGEAMFQKMLEDLRNAEKFIFLEYYIVEEGLMWNSILDILREKAAQGVEVKMLYDDIGCMATLPGDYTSRLQAMGIDAHKFNKVIPRMTVAYNNRDHRKILVVDGQIGYTGGINLADEYINHIERFGHWKDGGIRLNGRAVKALTRLFLMNWYINRGKISDFDRYHLDNKAVDAPGLYIPYGSGPKPMYKAQVGKNVYQNIISQATDYVYIATPYLIIDYDLTEDIKNAAMRGVDVRIVTPYIPDKKIIQLITRGAYPDLMAAGVRIYEYTPGFIHSKHVVADDDFGVVGTINFDYRSLVHHYENAVLMYKTPSMFDLKRDFEELFETSQEIHEDTIKNTWYQRLIKEIVELFAPML, encoded by the coding sequence ATGAATCTTAGGAAATTTCAGCTATTGATGTCAAAATATGGTTTTAGTATTATTATCATGGTACTAGAACTTGCACTCATTTTTTGGTTTTTCTTTTGGCTTGGTCGCTGGACACCTACTTTATGGATTGTCTTTGTGATTTTATTCAGCTTGGCAACGATTTTAGCGATTGTCAATCGCTCAATGACACCAGAAAGCAAAGTAACTTGGCTCTTGGTAGCGTTTGTTCCAGTCATTGGTCCCTTGCTTTATTTGATGTTTGGTGAGCGCCGATTGTCCAGAAGTGAGCTGAAACAGTTGAAAAATATGGATCAGATGAAATTTCGTGAGGACAATAGTTATGAGTTGCGGTTAGACTTGAAAAAGACAGATAAATCAGCTTACGGGATTATCAAGTCGCTTCTCAGCATGGATCATAATGCGGATATTTACGACGGCACGGAATCGCAATTTTTCCCTTTGGGAGAAGCGATGTTCCAGAAAATGCTGGAAGATTTACGCAATGCAGAAAAATTTATTTTTTTGGAATATTACATTGTAGAAGAAGGTCTCATGTGGAATAGTATTTTGGATATTCTGCGTGAAAAGGCAGCCCAAGGTGTGGAAGTGAAAATGCTCTATGATGACATTGGCTGTATGGCAACTCTTCCGGGAGATTATACTAGCCGATTGCAGGCTATGGGGATTGACGCTCATAAGTTTAACAAAGTGATTCCGCGGATGACGGTGGCTTATAATAATCGAGATCATCGGAAAATCCTCGTCGTTGACGGGCAGATTGGCTATACTGGTGGCATCAATCTGGCAGATGAATACATCAATCACATCGAGCGATTTGGTCACTGGAAAGACGGCGGGATTCGTCTGAATGGGCGCGCTGTGAAAGCCTTGACACGGCTGTTTCTGATGAACTGGTATATCAACCGTGGGAAAATCAGTGATTTCGATCGCTATCATTTGGATAACAAAGCTGTAGATGCGCCAGGGCTCTATATTCCGTACGGGAGTGGACCGAAGCCCATGTACAAAGCTCAAGTGGGTAAAAATGTCTATCAAAATATAATCAGCCAGGCGACAGATTATGTGTATATTGCCACGCCGTATTTAATCATTGATTATGATTTGACGGAAGACATCAAAAATGCTGCTATGCGGGGGGTAGATGTCCGAATTGTGACACCTTATATTCCAGATAAAAAAATCATTCAGCTCATTACGCGAGGAGCTTATCCAGATTTAATGGCGGCTGGGGTTCGGATTTACGAATATACACCGGGCTTTATTCACAGTAAGCATGTAGTGGCTGATGATGACTTTGGTGTTGTCGGAACAATCAATTTTGATTACCGCAGCTTAGTTCATCACTATGAAAATGCTGTTTTGATGTATAAAACGCCTTCTATGTTTGACTTGAAGCGAGATTTTGAGGAGTTGTTTGAAACCTCACAAGAAATACATGAAGATACCATTAAAAATACCTGGTATCAACGCTTGATTAAAGAAATTGTCGAATTATTTGCACCGATGCTATAA
- a CDS encoding GNAT family N-acetyltransferase, with protein MELRRPELADKEVILEMIAEYKEQGLLMNGGVESTWACAENYEDWLQINRDQEAGLNLKEGRVPAILFASFADDRALGFLGLRMTLNDFYLELGGHIGYGIRPSERGKGYGKQQLALALLEAKKLALSPVLITCDMDNAASRAVILANGGVLEDVRAGKERYWIDLG; from the coding sequence ATGGAATTACGAAGACCAGAATTGGCAGATAAAGAAGTGATACTTGAAATGATTGCAGAATACAAAGAGCAGGGGCTTCTCATGAATGGCGGTGTAGAAAGCACTTGGGCATGTGCAGAAAATTACGAAGATTGGTTGCAAATCAATCGTGATCAAGAGGCAGGACTGAATTTGAAAGAAGGGCGTGTTCCAGCTATTTTGTTTGCTTCCTTTGCAGATGATCGTGCATTAGGTTTTTTAGGGCTTCGTATGACACTAAATGATTTTTACTTAGAGTTGGGCGGGCATATTGGCTATGGCATTCGGCCTAGTGAGCGGGGGAAAGGGTATGGTAAACAACAATTAGCCTTGGCTTTACTTGAAGCCAAAAAATTAGCGCTCTCTCCCGTTCTGATTACTTGCGATATGGATAATGCTGCTAGTCGAGCAGTGATTTTGGCCAATGGTGGAGTGTTGGAAGATGTACGAGCTGGGAAAGAGCGCTATTGGATAGATTTGGGGTAG
- a CDS encoding SP_0198 family lipoprotein codes for MAHLKKFSYVTFFLIGLIILTSCAKSNQTSPSSQSVSSSQSTTVSGESSDSPTIAENSSEKLDGTYKGMDEEDEITLVIKGNSGTWTEKEPNGKEKVKQVSIDPTNQRMTIGDDIERYMIDSKQLTIEDIEQENGENDTVVLTKQ; via the coding sequence ATGGCACATTTAAAGAAATTCAGCTACGTCACATTTTTTCTGATAGGACTTATCATTTTGACATCGTGTGCCAAGTCTAACCAAACTTCACCGTCCTCTCAATCTGTCTCAAGCAGCCAATCAACTACAGTCTCAGGTGAGAGTAGTGATTCGCCAACTATTGCGGAAAATTCGTCAGAAAAATTAGACGGTACTTATAAAGGTATGGACGAAGAAGATGAGATTACTTTGGTTATCAAAGGAAATAGTGGTACGTGGACAGAAAAAGAGCCAAACGGTAAAGAGAAAGTAAAACAGGTGAGCATTGATCCGACAAATCAGCGAATGACGATTGGTGATGACATTGAGCGTTATATGATTGATAGCAAACAGTTAACGATTGAGGATATTGAGCAAGAAAATGGAGAAAATGATACGGTCGTTTTAACGAAGCAATAG
- a CDS encoding CspC family polysaccharide chain length determinant protein: MKNQDNQTVEIDVLSLVKTMWRRKFLIVVTAFAMAIVALGYSTFIIKPNYTSTTRIYVVNRQANENSTLTNQDLQAGTYLVKDYKEIILSQDVLAKVIDDLKLNVQPSALAKKINVTVPTDTRIVSIAVSDGDAKEAARIANSLRQIAAEKIIAVTKVSDVTTLEEAEVPNSPSSPNIRRNTLIGFLAGGVLISVVILVVEVLDDRVKKPEDVEEALGITLLGVVPNMNKL, encoded by the coding sequence ATGAAAAATCAAGATAATCAGACGGTGGAAATTGATGTTCTATCATTAGTTAAGACCATGTGGAGACGAAAATTTCTCATCGTTGTGACCGCTTTTGCAATGGCTATTGTTGCTTTAGGCTATAGTACCTTTATTATAAAGCCGAATTATACTAGTACAACTCGTATTTACGTTGTAAATCGACAAGCCAATGAAAATTCTACTCTTACCAATCAAGACCTTCAAGCTGGGACATACTTGGTAAAAGACTACAAAGAAATTATTTTATCTCAAGATGTGTTAGCAAAAGTGATTGATGACTTGAAGTTAAATGTACAACCAAGCGCATTAGCTAAAAAAATCAATGTCACTGTCCCAACGGATACGCGTATTGTGTCTATCGCTGTTTCAGATGGGGATGCCAAAGAAGCTGCGCGTATTGCTAATAGTTTGCGTCAAATTGCAGCTGAAAAAATTATTGCTGTTACCAAAGTATCTGATGTAACAACGTTAGAAGAGGCAGAAGTACCAAATTCCCCTTCTTCACCAAATATTAGACGCAATACCTTGATTGGTTTTCTTGCAGGCGGGGTTTTAATCTCAGTTGTGATTCTTGTCGTTGAAGTGTTAGATGACCGAGTGAAAAAGCCAGAAGATGTGGAAGAAGCGCTGGGAATTACTCTTCTTGGAGTTGTGCCAAATATGAATAAACTATAA
- the nrdG gene encoding anaerobic ribonucleoside-triphosphate reductase activating protein: protein MTWNTPKPGEWKSEELSKGRIIDYKAFNFVDGEGVRNSLYVSGCMFHCEGCYNVATWSFNAGIPYTQELEEQIMKDLAEPYVQGLTLLGGEPFLNTGILIPLVKRIRKELPNKDIWSWTGYTWEEMMLETPDKLELLSLIDILVDGRFDKAKKNLMLQFRGSSNQRIIDVQKSLKAGKVIIWDRLNDGTESFEQVNRDKTE from the coding sequence ATGACATGGAATACACCGAAGCCAGGTGAGTGGAAAAGCGAAGAGTTAAGCAAGGGTCGCATTATTGACTACAAAGCCTTTAATTTTGTAGATGGCGAAGGGGTGCGTAATTCCCTCTATGTTAGCGGCTGCATGTTCCATTGCGAGGGCTGCTACAATGTAGCAACTTGGTCTTTTAATGCAGGGATTCCTTATACGCAGGAGCTTGAAGAGCAAATCATGAAAGATTTGGCAGAGCCCTATGTTCAAGGTTTGACCTTGCTTGGCGGAGAGCCTTTTCTCAATACAGGTATTCTCATTCCCTTGGTTAAGCGGATTCGTAAGGAATTGCCAAATAAAGATATTTGGTCTTGGACGGGCTACACATGGGAAGAAATGATGTTGGAAACACCCGATAAGCTGGAACTGCTGAGTCTTATTGATATCCTTGTTGATGGACGGTTTGACAAAGCCAAGAAAAATCTCATGCTGCAATTTCGCGGTTCTTCTAATCAACGAATCATTGATGTGCAAAAGTCTCTCAAAGCTGGGAAAGTGATCATTTGGGATAGACTGAATGATGGCACAGAAAGTTTTGAACAAGTTAATCGAGATAAAACAGAATAA
- the cps4B gene encoding capsular polysaccharide biosynthesis protein Cps4B — protein MIDIHSHIVFDVDDGPKTRQDTRELLTESYRQGVRTIISTSHRRKGMFETPEEKIAANFHEVQQIAKEVADDLTILYGAEIYYTSDILEKLDKKIIPTLGGTSYALIEFSMTTPYREIHSALNNVLRLGITPVVAHIERYHCLENETKKVQDLINMGCYMQINSSSVLKPKLFGEKYKFMKKRAQFFMEQDLVHFVASDMHNLGPRPPYMQEAYQIISKKYGKAYADALFRENQEILLKDELI, from the coding sequence TTGATTGATATTCATTCGCATATTGTGTTTGATGTAGATGACGGTCCCAAGACACGTCAGGATACGCGAGAGCTTTTGACGGAAAGTTATCGCCAAGGAGTTCGAACGATTATTTCAACTTCTCATCGTAGAAAGGGAATGTTTGAAACTCCTGAAGAAAAAATCGCGGCAAATTTTCATGAGGTTCAGCAAATCGCTAAAGAAGTAGCAGATGATCTCACTATTTTGTATGGGGCTGAAATTTATTATACTAGCGATATTTTAGAAAAACTCGATAAGAAAATCATCCCAACTTTAGGCGGAACGAGTTATGCTTTAATTGAATTTAGTATGACGACACCATATAGGGAAATCCACAGCGCTTTAAACAATGTGCTTCGTTTAGGAATTACACCAGTTGTAGCTCATATTGAGCGTTATCATTGCTTAGAGAATGAAACGAAAAAAGTGCAGGATTTGATTAACATGGGTTGTTATATGCAAATCAACAGCTCTAGCGTCCTCAAACCGAAGTTATTTGGTGAAAAGTATAAATTCATGAAGAAGCGGGCACAATTCTTTATGGAGCAGGATTTAGTGCACTTTGTGGCGAGTGATATGCACAATTTAGGTCCACGACCTCCTTATATGCAAGAAGCGTACCAAATCATCTCTAAAAAGTATGGCAAAGCATATGCTGATGCACTATTTCGCGAAAATCAAGAAATATTATTAAAAGACGAATTAATTTAG